A genomic window from Candidatus Binatia bacterium includes:
- a CDS encoding cytochrome P450 has protein sequence MTQVQEVQYESSRELFGGSIMSPVPDPYSVYGRLRTERPVIPMKDWMDASHMVTRYDDVVAGLKDAETFSAKGNARGIGLVIGRTILEMEGGEHLRHRRIVTPAFSLRALRGEVEKQVETITHELIDQFVSEGRADLVPQFTFTFPLRVLARIMGIPISDFEEFHHWALDLISVAQDPAKGFAAAKSIVDYLRPVLDERRENPRTDLLSMLVQAEVDGERLTEEEVLSFLRLLLPAGAETTYRLTGSVLHALLTHPEQRAEAEADPARLDDAIEETLRWESPVQIVSREVTRDVELHGHVIPKGELAILAIGSANRDERHFDDPDAFDLHRENKSDHVAFGFGEHFCLGSHLARMETRIAVAALLERLPGLRLDPTEQCGVVGVAFRSPDKLPVLFG, from the coding sequence ATGACTCAGGTTCAAGAAGTACAATACGAGAGCAGCCGAGAGCTCTTCGGTGGCTCGATAATGAGCCCGGTGCCGGATCCGTACAGCGTCTACGGCCGTCTGCGCACCGAGAGGCCCGTCATCCCGATGAAGGATTGGATGGACGCGAGCCACATGGTCACGCGGTATGACGACGTGGTCGCGGGTCTGAAGGATGCCGAGACGTTCTCGGCCAAGGGGAACGCGCGTGGCATCGGCCTCGTGATCGGGCGCACCATCCTCGAGATGGAAGGTGGAGAGCATCTTCGCCATCGTCGAATCGTCACGCCGGCCTTCTCCTTGCGCGCGCTGCGTGGCGAGGTGGAAAAGCAGGTCGAGACGATCACCCACGAACTGATCGATCAGTTTGTGAGTGAGGGCCGCGCCGACCTCGTGCCGCAGTTCACGTTCACGTTTCCACTGCGCGTGCTCGCGCGAATCATGGGCATCCCGATTTCTGACTTCGAAGAGTTCCACCATTGGGCACTCGATCTGATCTCGGTCGCGCAAGATCCGGCGAAGGGCTTCGCCGCTGCAAAGTCGATCGTCGACTATCTCCGACCGGTCCTCGACGAGCGTCGCGAAAACCCGCGCACCGATCTTCTCTCCATGCTCGTGCAAGCCGAGGTGGATGGAGAGCGCCTGACCGAAGAGGAGGTGCTGAGCTTCCTGCGGTTGCTCCTTCCGGCCGGCGCGGAGACGACGTATCGCCTCACCGGTAGTGTCCTGCACGCGCTTCTGACGCATCCCGAGCAGCGAGCCGAGGCGGAGGCCGACCCCGCGCGTCTCGACGATGCGATCGAGGAAACCCTGCGCTGGGAGTCGCCGGTCCAGATCGTGTCGCGCGAGGTGACCCGAGACGTCGAACTGCACGGGCACGTGATCCCCAAGGGCGAGCTTGCGATCCTCGCGATCGGTTCGGCCAACCGCGACGAGCGGCATTTCGATGACCCCGACGCCTTCGACCTTCATCGCGAGAACAAGAGCGACCACGTGGCGTTCGGTTTCGGCGAGCACTTCTGCCTGGGCTCGCATCTCGCGCGCATGGAGACCCGAATCGCCGTTGCAGCGCTGCTCGAGCGCCTCCCGGGCCTTCGGCTCGATCCGACCGAGCAGTGTGGTGTCGTGGGGGTCGCGTTTCGCTCCCCGGACAAGCTGCCGGTCCTCTTCGGCTAG
- a CDS encoding 2OG-Fe(II) oxygenase — MAKAHLPLLDPAAMQSSLDDHGHARLPELLTKAECTSLRELYDQEKRFRSFVDMGRHRFGEGDYRYFADPLPALVKKLRTRLYKTLVPIVNVWEERLGSKARFPSTLREFTETCRAGDQTRPTPLLLHYEEGGYNCLHQDLYGPIHFPLQVACLLSDPERDFTGGQLLLVEQRLRAQSRGEAISLAQGEGLVFPCRERPVEGKRGFHRVHVRHGVSSILSGERFTLGVIFHDAA; from the coding sequence ATGGCGAAAGCACATCTCCCCCTACTCGACCCGGCCGCGATGCAATCCTCCCTCGACGACCACGGCCACGCGCGTCTGCCCGAGCTCCTCACCAAGGCGGAGTGCACCAGCCTCCGCGAGCTGTACGACCAGGAGAAGCGATTCCGGAGTTTCGTCGACATGGGGCGTCACCGTTTCGGGGAAGGGGACTACCGGTACTTCGCCGACCCGCTGCCCGCTCTGGTGAAGAAGCTACGAACGCGCCTCTACAAGACCCTGGTGCCCATCGTGAACGTCTGGGAGGAACGACTCGGCTCGAAGGCGAGGTTCCCGTCGACCCTCCGCGAGTTCACGGAGACGTGTCGCGCGGGCGATCAGACCCGACCGACGCCGTTGCTCCTGCATTACGAAGAAGGCGGCTATAACTGCCTCCACCAAGACCTCTACGGTCCCATCCACTTCCCGCTACAGGTCGCCTGTTTGCTGTCCGACCCGGAGCGCGATTTCACCGGTGGACAACTCCTCCTCGTCGAGCAACGGCTCCGCGCACAATCCCGCGGCGAGGCGATCTCACTCGCGCAGGGCGAGGGGCTCGTCTTCCCGTGCCGGGAACGCCCGGTCGAGGGCAAGCGCGGATTCCACCGGGTGCACGTTCGCCACGGCGTCAGCTCCATCCTGAGCGGGGAGCGCTTCACTCTCGGCGTGATCTTCCACGATGCCGCGTAG
- a CDS encoding DUF4149 domain-containing protein — protein sequence MPLRLVFTLAVAAWFGTLICLSFVVTPVAHRTFPAEQARQFLRPMFRRIYRAGTGLGFVALLAVFFGRDGLPADDIARLATPVGVAVLASIIGGEVLLPRFHKLDGEDPRFGRLHQVSAMLNTTSIAALMLALAGAIAR from the coding sequence ATGCCGTTGCGGCTAGTGTTCACGCTGGCCGTGGCCGCCTGGTTCGGAACGTTGATCTGCCTGAGCTTCGTCGTGACGCCGGTGGCGCATCGGACCTTTCCCGCGGAACAGGCGCGGCAGTTCCTTCGGCCGATGTTCCGGCGAATCTACAGAGCCGGTACGGGTCTCGGCTTCGTCGCACTTCTTGCCGTCTTCTTCGGCCGAGACGGTTTGCCGGCCGACGACATCGCCCGCCTGGCGACTCCGGTCGGGGTCGCGGTTCTGGCTTCGATCATCGGGGGTGAGGTGTTGTTGCCGCGCTTCCATAAGCTCGACGGCGAGGACCCGCGGTTCGGTCGGCTGCATCAGGTCTCCGCCATGCTGAACACGACGTCGATCGCGGCGCTGATGCTCGCGCTCGCCGGAGCGATCGCGCGATGA
- a CDS encoding NAD(P)-dependent oxidoreductase: MSAPLKILSHFPRSRLTRLEADVADIEIIEVDTEGDVAQGIEGEVLLTRPWGTPNMSELLRRGVRWVHTVGTGVDRFPMDEIGDRILTCSRGASATPISEWIVTMMLAYEKRLPEVWLSEPPEAWSVGGDLGSLDGRVLGLVGLGSIGLGVARRVEAFGMRTIACRRKNAPSPMPGIEITSFEDVIERADHLVIAAPATKATKQLLDAEAFSRVKAGVHLVNIARGSLIDHDALRAALDSGRIARASLDTVDPEPVPMGHWLYEHPSVRLSPHVSWSMPNVLDSFLGIFADNVGRYRRGEELHGVVDLVEGY; this comes from the coding sequence ATGAGCGCTCCCCTCAAAATCCTGAGTCACTTTCCGCGCAGTCGCCTGACCCGCTTGGAAGCGGACGTGGCCGACATCGAGATCATCGAAGTCGACACGGAAGGCGACGTTGCCCAAGGCATCGAGGGAGAGGTCTTGCTGACCCGCCCCTGGGGAACGCCGAACATGTCGGAGCTCCTACGGCGCGGTGTCCGTTGGGTTCACACCGTGGGCACTGGCGTGGATCGGTTCCCGATGGACGAGATCGGCGACCGCATCCTGACATGCTCGCGCGGCGCGAGCGCGACTCCCATCTCGGAGTGGATCGTCACGATGATGCTCGCTTACGAGAAGCGTCTGCCGGAGGTCTGGCTGTCCGAGCCACCGGAGGCGTGGAGTGTGGGCGGGGATCTCGGTTCGCTCGACGGCCGCGTGCTGGGGCTCGTCGGTCTGGGCTCGATCGGTCTCGGCGTGGCACGGCGGGTGGAGGCCTTCGGCATGCGGACGATCGCCTGTCGCCGTAAGAACGCGCCCTCCCCGATGCCCGGCATTGAGATCACGTCGTTCGAGGACGTGATCGAGCGTGCTGATCACCTCGTGATTGCTGCGCCCGCGACGAAGGCGACCAAGCAGTTGCTCGACGCCGAGGCGTTCTCGCGCGTGAAGGCGGGCGTGCATCTCGTGAACATCGCCCGAGGTTCGCTCATCGATCACGATGCGTTGCGAGCGGCCCTCGACTCCGGCCGGATCGCTCGAGCGTCGCTCGATACGGTTGATCCGGAGCCGGTTCCCATGGGGCACTGGCTCTACGAGCACCCGTCCGTGCGCCTCAGCCCGCACGTCTCCTGGAGCATGCCGAACGTGCTGGACTCGTTTCTCGGGATCTTTGCCGACAACGTGGGTCGGTATCGCCGCGGCGAGGAGCTGCATGGCGTCGTAGACCTCGTCGAGGGCTACTGA
- a CDS encoding EboA domain-containing protein — protein sequence MTPTQPLFHTMLECRLTPSGSEWLGAGLREIKAGAAADRLASLLSMASRHAPRGDLAPSTGEREEAGRLLPGWNPERWSTLEALRVCLLLGQPGLATPEFPAVLEECFRYADGGELTALYRSLAHFPDGKRFTRRAGEGCRTNMRTVFEATACDTPYPTSNFDEVAWCQLVIKAVFVEAPLWRVYGLDRRLSPELARMALDLADERRSAGRRVQPELWLCLGEHAGERGLAALENEMRSADAVSRSAAALALARAGAAALLRDFACAESDLDVKAVLDCAIAGDCDQTAFARFEPERE from the coding sequence ATGACGCCCACCCAACCGCTCTTCCACACGATGCTCGAGTGCCGCCTGACCCCGTCGGGGTCAGAGTGGCTCGGCGCTGGGTTGCGAGAGATCAAAGCTGGTGCCGCGGCCGATAGGCTCGCGAGCCTACTCTCGATGGCGAGCCGTCACGCGCCCCGGGGAGACCTCGCGCCGTCCACTGGGGAGCGCGAAGAAGCGGGTCGTCTTCTGCCGGGATGGAACCCGGAACGCTGGTCCACCCTCGAAGCCCTGCGCGTGTGCCTCCTGCTGGGGCAACCCGGTCTCGCAACTCCAGAGTTCCCCGCGGTCCTCGAGGAGTGCTTTCGCTACGCGGACGGCGGGGAGCTGACAGCGCTCTATCGTTCGCTAGCACACTTTCCGGACGGCAAGCGGTTCACGAGGCGCGCCGGTGAGGGATGCCGAACGAACATGCGAACGGTCTTCGAGGCCACCGCTTGCGATACTCCGTACCCGACTTCGAACTTCGACGAGGTTGCGTGGTGTCAGCTGGTGATCAAGGCGGTCTTTGTCGAGGCGCCGCTGTGGCGGGTCTACGGCTTGGACCGCCGTCTCTCGCCGGAGCTTGCGCGGATGGCTCTCGACCTCGCGGACGAACGGCGGAGTGCCGGCCGACGGGTCCAGCCCGAGCTGTGGTTGTGTCTCGGCGAACACGCCGGCGAGCGCGGTCTCGCCGCGCTCGAGAACGAGATGCGCTCGGCCGATGCCGTTTCGCGGAGTGCCGCCGCGCTGGCGCTCGCACGGGCGGGTGCGGCTGCGCTGCTGCGAGATTTTGCTTGTGCGGAGAGCGACTTGGATGTGAAAGCGGTGCTCGACTGCGCGATCGCGGGCGACTGCGATCAAACCGCGTTTGCCAGGTTCGAACCCGAGAGGGAGTGA
- a CDS encoding TatD family hydrolase has translation MRFFDPHIHMTSRTTEDYQAMADAGIRAVIEPAFWLGQPRTHAGSFTDYFSSLVGWERFRASQFGIAHYCAIGLNSKEANNEPLAREVLELLPRFAFKEGVVAIGEIGFDEITPAEEHAYRFQIQLALENDMVIMVHSPHRDKKRGILRSLDIAKEMKVPMNKLVMDHNNEETIDDTLASGAWAAFSIYPHTKMGTDRMVDIVLRYGPERLIVDSSADWGVSDPLAVPRTARRMLERGVSAEAVEKTTWGNALDAYAQSDQIDVAALEKSPVIDQRALWEDNSVLRGQEPRVDDPVPN, from the coding sequence ATGCGTTTCTTCGATCCCCATATCCACATGACGAGCCGCACGACGGAAGACTACCAGGCAATGGCCGATGCGGGGATTCGCGCCGTCATCGAGCCGGCCTTCTGGCTCGGCCAACCTCGCACGCACGCCGGTAGCTTCACCGACTACTTCTCCAGTCTCGTCGGCTGGGAGCGGTTTCGTGCGTCGCAGTTCGGCATCGCGCACTACTGTGCGATCGGCCTCAACTCGAAGGAAGCGAACAACGAGCCCCTCGCGCGTGAAGTTCTCGAGCTGCTGCCGCGCTTCGCCTTCAAAGAAGGCGTGGTCGCGATCGGCGAGATCGGCTTCGACGAAATCACACCGGCAGAGGAGCACGCGTACCGCTTCCAGATCCAACTCGCGCTCGAGAACGATATGGTGATCATGGTGCACTCTCCGCACCGCGACAAGAAGCGAGGCATCTTGCGCTCGCTCGACATCGCGAAGGAGATGAAGGTGCCCATGAACAAGCTCGTCATGGATCACAACAACGAGGAGACGATCGACGACACGCTTGCGAGCGGTGCGTGGGCCGCGTTCAGCATCTATCCGCACACCAAGATGGGAACCGATCGGATGGTCGACATCGTCCTGCGGTACGGCCCCGAACGACTGATCGTGGATAGCTCGGCGGATTGGGGCGTGAGTGATCCGCTCGCCGTACCGCGGACCGCGCGTCGCATGCTCGAGCGCGGCGTCTCCGCGGAGGCGGTGGAGAAGACCACCTGGGGGAATGCTCTCGATGCCTACGCCCAGTCCGACCAGATCGACGTGGCGGCGCTGGAGAAGTCTCCGGTGATCGACCAGCGCGCGCTTTGGGAAGACAACTCGGTGCTGCGTGGGCAAGAGCCGCGCGTCGACGATCCGGTTCCGAACTAA
- a CDS encoding transmembrane 220 family protein, with protein MRIASSIALALFLLAGAVQLNDPDPLIWVGAYGLAAATALAAFFGVVSVTVSGVLAAVYFCAGFLMLPSGADASSLSFSNFGMSSLRVEEMREALGLGLCGVWMVILVASRMLRPAAATGSVLLAWFLAVGCAATVPIGPYAPAYDAIAVPQIVERHILDRTRVAMDLENPRGMLPRTDDELLVAVAGTGDPSTVPTGALLLLEDRNGDGRFEERRELLGGQLSRNIIDIVRRDEVFGMAGVAQGGGATLVSLAYFGGPSKIFRVDGEDVVEWSQVFGNINDLEYDPKRDAWVGVSSSSDEVVRLQAGRGSQRILKLPPMIDGQDPVPGYLRHDARTGDLLVSLFSGSTEGEEGGEGIELLRGAGGIVRIDPDTGAMRPVVTGLTAPTDLEIGPDGRLYVLEFCSHFEDPVGTRADMWKAPSHGGFRRFSGRLLAIDRDTGATTVVAEGLDGPTNLALHGRDLYIAQGMGTPGRPIPGPDGNVPLTGFIDKIELPAAGAGA; from the coding sequence ATGCGCATCGCCTCCTCCATCGCCCTCGCCCTCTTCCTGCTCGCAGGCGCCGTGCAACTGAATGATCCGGATCCCCTGATCTGGGTCGGCGCGTACGGTCTTGCCGCCGCGACGGCGCTCGCCGCCTTCTTCGGAGTCGTGTCGGTGACGGTCTCGGGCGTGCTCGCCGCGGTGTATTTCTGCGCCGGGTTCTTGATGCTGCCCAGTGGTGCGGATGCTTCGTCCTTGTCGTTCTCGAACTTCGGGATGTCGTCTCTGCGCGTCGAGGAGATGCGCGAAGCCCTGGGGCTCGGGTTGTGTGGCGTTTGGATGGTGATCTTGGTGGCGAGTCGGATGCTTCGTCCTGCCGCCGCGACGGGCAGCGTTCTACTGGCTTGGTTTCTTGCCGTGGGCTGTGCCGCCACGGTTCCGATCGGCCCCTACGCTCCGGCGTATGATGCGATCGCCGTTCCGCAGATCGTCGAGCGTCACATTCTCGATCGCACGCGCGTCGCGATGGATCTCGAGAATCCCCGCGGGATGCTTCCGCGAACCGACGACGAACTGCTCGTCGCCGTCGCCGGCACGGGCGACCCGAGCACGGTGCCGACCGGGGCGCTCCTCCTTCTGGAAGACCGGAATGGCGACGGACGATTCGAAGAGCGCCGGGAGCTTCTCGGCGGGCAACTCTCACGCAACATCATCGACATCGTTCGACGCGACGAAGTTTTCGGCATGGCGGGTGTCGCCCAGGGGGGTGGTGCGACCCTCGTGAGCCTCGCCTACTTCGGCGGACCGTCGAAGATCTTCCGGGTCGACGGAGAGGACGTCGTCGAATGGAGTCAGGTTTTCGGCAATATCAACGATCTCGAGTACGACCCGAAGCGCGATGCGTGGGTAGGGGTATCGAGTTCGAGTGACGAGGTCGTGCGCTTGCAGGCCGGTCGCGGGTCGCAGCGGATCCTGAAGCTTCCGCCGATGATCGACGGGCAAGACCCGGTCCCCGGCTACCTGCGGCATGACGCCCGGACGGGCGACCTTCTCGTCTCGCTCTTCTCAGGCTCGACCGAAGGGGAAGAGGGCGGCGAGGGGATCGAACTGTTGCGGGGTGCCGGCGGGATCGTACGGATCGACCCGGACACCGGAGCGATGCGGCCCGTGGTGACCGGCCTTACGGCACCGACGGATCTGGAGATCGGCCCGGACGGGCGCCTCTACGTTTTGGAGTTCTGTAGCCATTTCGAGGACCCGGTCGGGACGCGTGCGGACATGTGGAAAGCTCCCAGCCACGGTGGGTTTCGCCGCTTCTCGGGCCGCTTGCTGGCCATCGACAGGGATACCGGCGCGACGACGGTGGTCGCAGAAGGCCTCGACGGACCGACCAACCTCGCACTCCACGGTCGGGACCTCTACATCGCGCAGGGAATGGGTACGCCCGGCAGACCGATCCCCGGCCCCGACGGCAACGTGCCGCTCACTGGGTTCATCGACAAGATCGAACTGCCGGCGGCGGGTGCGGGCGCGTGA
- a CDS encoding 3-dehydroquinate synthase → MREIEQSFSVSYRYPVVFTRGAFNEGNSALRDALLRAGEGPHRVLVVIDSNVLAATPELPGRLAAYAAANPALLEPILEPYVLRGGEGCKEDLSWLPEIHSRIAERGICRHSFVFAIGGGSVLDAAGYAAALAHRGVRLIRFPTTVLAQNDAGIGVKNAVNFQQRKNFVGTFVPPFAVVNDFDFLSTLDPRDMRSGAAEAVKVALIKDSEFFGKLHAGREDLGRFEPKLMEDMIVRCAELHLEHIRTSGDPFELGSARPLDFGHWAAHKLEELSGYDLRHGEAVAIGIALDSSYCARRGMISQAACDRIFETLEAIGFGLSHSSLAVLDIKAALDDFRVHLGGELCICLLEGIGRSVDVGSIDIHEMQRCVDLLHDRG, encoded by the coding sequence ATGCGAGAGATCGAGCAGTCCTTCTCGGTATCGTACCGGTACCCCGTCGTGTTCACGCGCGGTGCGTTCAATGAGGGCAATTCGGCATTGCGAGATGCGTTGCTGCGTGCCGGCGAGGGCCCTCATCGCGTTCTGGTCGTGATCGACTCCAACGTGCTCGCCGCGACCCCGGAGCTCCCCGGACGGCTGGCCGCTTACGCAGCCGCCAACCCGGCGCTGTTGGAGCCGATACTCGAACCGTACGTGTTGCGGGGGGGCGAGGGCTGTAAGGAAGATCTTTCCTGGCTTCCGGAGATCCACAGCCGAATCGCCGAGCGAGGCATCTGTCGTCACTCGTTTGTCTTCGCGATCGGCGGAGGATCGGTGTTGGATGCGGCTGGCTATGCCGCGGCGCTCGCACATCGGGGTGTCCGACTGATTCGTTTCCCGACCACGGTGCTCGCGCAGAACGATGCCGGGATCGGCGTGAAGAACGCGGTGAACTTCCAGCAGCGAAAGAACTTCGTAGGCACCTTCGTTCCGCCGTTTGCCGTCGTGAACGACTTCGACTTCTTGTCGACGCTCGACCCGCGCGACATGCGCTCGGGGGCCGCGGAAGCGGTGAAGGTGGCGCTCATCAAGGACTCGGAATTCTTCGGGAAGCTGCACGCCGGCCGCGAAGACCTCGGCCGTTTCGAGCCGAAGCTCATGGAAGACATGATCGTCCGGTGCGCGGAGCTTCACCTCGAGCACATCCGGACCAGCGGCGATCCCTTCGAACTCGGCTCGGCTCGGCCCCTCGATTTCGGCCACTGGGCCGCGCACAAGCTCGAAGAACTCTCTGGTTACGATCTCCGACACGGGGAGGCCGTCGCGATCGGTATCGCTCTCGACTCGTCGTACTGCGCCCGTCGCGGCATGATTTCGCAGGCCGCCTGCGACCGGATCTTCGAAACGCTCGAGGCGATCGGGTTTGGGCTATCCCACTCGTCGCTCGCGGTCCTCGACATCAAAGCGGCCCTCGACGACTTCCGCGTCCATCTCGGGGGCGAACTCTGCATCTGCCTTCTCGAGGGCATCGGTCGGTCCGTCGATGTTGGGTCCATCGACATCCACGAGATGCAGCGCTGCGTGGACCTGCTGCACGACCGAGGGTAG
- the eboE gene encoding metabolite traffic protein EboE: MRRLTYCTNIHPGESWADARANLEAHLLGVKAAVAPEVPFPIGLRLSGQAVAEIDDAEAQRFQAWCEENGTYVLTVNGFPHGRFHGVSVKEKVYDPDWRDPVRAKYTNAIADRLVQWLPGDAPGSISTVPIAWAPSFQEADWPAVRANVLTVVDHLDALAQSSGKALILAFEPEPGCVVETTSQAIELFERLALPQDRVRYAGLCYDCCHQAVQFEDPIDSFGRIEAAGIPIGKIQVSSSLRARGDEIPNLRAFDEPTYLHQVVARDVDGGLHRASDLPVFFGEGGGASDGPALEECRVHFHVPIFADHLGPCGTTRFFLEELLPRIDPGIALEVETYSFDVLPAELRTDSVTESLARELIWAEQRCHASNRRT, encoded by the coding sequence GTGCGCCGCCTCACGTACTGCACGAACATTCATCCGGGGGAGTCCTGGGCGGACGCGCGTGCCAACCTCGAAGCACACCTGCTCGGCGTGAAGGCTGCCGTCGCGCCCGAAGTCCCGTTTCCAATCGGTCTACGGCTGTCGGGCCAGGCCGTCGCAGAGATCGACGACGCCGAGGCGCAGCGCTTCCAAGCGTGGTGCGAAGAAAACGGCACGTACGTGCTCACCGTGAACGGGTTCCCCCACGGCCGCTTCCACGGCGTCTCGGTGAAGGAGAAGGTTTATGACCCTGATTGGCGGGACCCGGTTCGTGCGAAGTACACGAACGCAATTGCGGACCGCCTCGTTCAGTGGCTTCCCGGAGATGCACCCGGGTCGATCTCTACGGTGCCCATCGCCTGGGCTCCGTCGTTTCAAGAGGCCGATTGGCCGGCGGTTCGGGCGAACGTCCTGACCGTAGTCGATCACCTCGACGCCCTCGCGCAATCAAGCGGGAAGGCGTTGATTCTCGCGTTCGAGCCCGAGCCGGGATGCGTCGTCGAGACAACCAGCCAGGCGATCGAGTTGTTTGAGCGCCTCGCGCTTCCGCAGGACCGCGTTCGCTACGCCGGTCTCTGCTACGACTGCTGCCATCAAGCCGTCCAGTTCGAAGATCCCATCGACAGCTTCGGCCGGATCGAGGCCGCCGGGATCCCGATCGGGAAGATCCAGGTTTCCTCATCGTTGCGCGCCCGCGGCGACGAGATCCCGAATCTCCGCGCCTTCGACGAGCCGACCTATCTCCATCAGGTCGTGGCGCGTGACGTCGACGGGGGGCTTCATCGCGCCTCAGATCTGCCGGTGTTCTTCGGCGAAGGTGGGGGCGCGAGTGATGGTCCGGCGCTCGAGGAGTGCCGCGTACACTTTCACGTGCCGATCTTCGCCGACCATCTCGGTCCGTGCGGAACGACGCGCTTCTTTCTCGAGGAGCTCTTGCCGCGCATCGACCCCGGGATTGCCCTCGAGGTCGAGACATATTCTTTCGACGTATTGCCCGCCGAGTTGCGCACGGACTCCGTGACGGAGTCGCTCGCACGAGAACTCATCTGGGCCGAACAGAGGTGCCATGCATCGAACCGTCGTACTTGA